A region from the Cryptosporangium arvum DSM 44712 genome encodes:
- a CDS encoding prepilin peptidase translates to MEPLVSAGVVALAGWGAGPWLADALERVAVVATGPVAGEPVLAHAAAATVLSADPPARSDRAPSTSRGSGRGGAARAVGFFAPAARGRAAGVAAAAVGGVVAWAVEAPELAGMVFLAGLGLVLAAVDVRAHRLPDALVLPAYPILAALLTTGALLGGTGPAPLVRAAEASAVAFGVLYLLAVVVPAGFGYGDVKLTGLLGAALGWYGWPELATGLTYGFVYGGLGAAALLATRRLSRTDRLAFGPFLLAGALTALCTAG, encoded by the coding sequence ATGGAGCCGCTGGTCAGCGCGGGGGTGGTGGCGCTAGCGGGGTGGGGTGCCGGGCCGTGGCTCGCCGACGCGCTCGAACGGGTGGCGGTGGTGGCCACCGGCCCGGTCGCGGGCGAACCGGTCCTGGCCCACGCGGCCGCCGCCACTGTCCTGTCCGCCGATCCACCGGCCCGCTCCGACCGAGCCCCCAGCACGAGCCGGGGCTCGGGTCGGGGTGGTGCTGCCCGTGCCGTTGGTTTCTTCGCTCCGGCGGCGAGGGGGAGGGCGGCCGGGGTGGCCGCGGCGGCGGTGGGCGGAGTGGTGGCGTGGGCGGTGGAGGCTCCGGAGCTGGCCGGAATGGTGTTCCTGGCCGGGCTCGGCCTCGTCCTGGCCGCGGTCGACGTCCGCGCGCACCGGCTGCCCGACGCGCTCGTCCTGCCGGCCTACCCGATCCTCGCCGCGCTGCTGACGACCGGCGCGCTGCTCGGCGGCACCGGCCCGGCCCCCCTGGTGCGCGCGGCCGAGGCCTCCGCGGTCGCGTTCGGCGTCCTGTACCTGCTCGCGGTGGTGGTCCCGGCCGGCTTCGGCTACGGCGACGTGAAGCTCACCGGCCTGCTCGGCGCGGCCCTCGGCTGGTACGGCTGGCCGGAGCTGGCCACCGGCCTCACCTACGGCTTCGTCTACGGCGGCCTCGGCGCCGCCGCCCTGCTGGCCACCCGCCGCTTGTCCCGCACGGACCGCCTGGCCTTCGGCCCCTTCCTGCTGGCCGGGGCCCTCACCGCCCTGTGCACGGCCGGCTGA
- the aroC gene encoding chorismate synthase → MLRWMTAGESHGPALVAMLEGLPAGISVTTTEISEQLARRRLGYGRGARMKFEQDQVEILGGVRHGSTLGSPVAIRIGNTEWPKWEEVMSADPVDEEILAGLARNAPLTRPRPGHADLAGMQKYGFTDARPILERASARETAARVALGTVAQSLLRQALGVEIVSHVVELGSVAVKDGTESPTPADRERIDADPLRCADPDASARMVAEVDAAKADADTLGGIVEVLAYGLPPGLGSHVQWDRKLDSRLAAALVSIQAFKGVEIGDAFTQARSRGSKAHDEIVNTPDGVRRLSGRAGGLEGGITTGEVLRIKGAMKPIATISRALQTVDVTTGEAAKAIAQRSDVCAVPAAAIVAEAMVALVLADATMEKFGGDSVEEIRRNLAGYKAALVIE, encoded by the coding sequence ATGTTGCGCTGGATGACCGCCGGCGAGTCCCACGGACCCGCCCTCGTCGCGATGCTGGAGGGCCTGCCCGCCGGCATCTCGGTGACCACGACCGAGATCTCCGAACAGCTCGCCCGTCGCCGCCTCGGCTACGGCCGCGGGGCCCGGATGAAGTTCGAGCAGGACCAGGTGGAGATCCTCGGTGGCGTCCGCCACGGGTCCACGCTCGGTAGCCCGGTCGCGATCCGGATCGGCAACACCGAGTGGCCCAAGTGGGAAGAGGTCATGTCGGCCGACCCGGTCGACGAGGAGATCCTCGCCGGGCTGGCCCGCAACGCGCCGCTCACCCGGCCCCGCCCCGGGCACGCCGACCTCGCCGGTATGCAGAAGTACGGCTTCACCGACGCCCGTCCGATCCTCGAGCGCGCGAGTGCCCGGGAGACGGCCGCGCGGGTGGCTCTCGGCACCGTGGCCCAGTCGCTGCTCCGCCAGGCGCTCGGCGTCGAGATCGTCAGCCACGTCGTCGAGCTCGGCTCGGTCGCGGTCAAGGACGGCACCGAGTCGCCCACCCCGGCCGACCGGGAGCGCATCGACGCCGACCCGCTGCGCTGCGCCGACCCGGACGCGTCGGCCCGGATGGTGGCCGAGGTGGATGCCGCGAAGGCCGACGCCGACACGCTCGGCGGCATCGTCGAGGTGCTCGCCTACGGGCTGCCGCCGGGCCTGGGCAGCCACGTCCAGTGGGACCGCAAGCTCGACTCCCGGCTGGCCGCCGCGCTGGTGAGCATCCAGGCGTTCAAGGGCGTCGAGATCGGCGACGCGTTCACCCAGGCGCGGTCCCGCGGCTCCAAGGCCCACGACGAGATCGTCAACACCCCCGACGGCGTCCGGCGCCTCTCCGGCCGCGCCGGTGGCCTCGAGGGCGGCATCACCACCGGTGAGGTGCTGCGGATCAAGGGCGCGATGAAGCCGATCGCGACGATCTCGCGCGCGCTGCAGACCGTCGACGTCACGACCGGGGAGGCCGCCAAGGCGATCGCGCAGCGCAGCGACGTCTGCGCGGTGCCGGCCGCGGCAATCGTCGCCGAGGCGATGGTCGCGCTCGTGCTGGCCGACGCCACGATGGAGAAGTTCGGCGGCGACTCGGTCGAGGAGATCCGCCGCAACCTGGCCGGTTACAAGGCCGCGCTGGTGATCGAGTGA
- the aroB gene encoding 3-dehydroquinate synthase, whose amino-acid sequence MSDVTTIHVGGDQPYDVLVGHGMLGELAPLLQGAQRVAVIHPGALRTTGEAVRDDLRTVGFEAHSLEIPDAEDGKTLEVAGFCWDVLGQAGFTRTDAIVGLGGGAVTDLAGFVAACWLRGVRVVQVPTTLLGMVDAAVGGKTGINTAAGKNLVGAFHPPAGVLVDLATLATLPKHELVAGMAEVVKTGFIADPRILELIEADPAAATDPASPVLRELVERSIRVKADVVSADLRESGLRETLNYGHTLGHAIEKNERYRWRHGAAVSVGLVFAAELGRLAGRLDDATADRHAAVLKLLGLPLTYPAAAWPKLLDSMRVDKKSRGNRLRFIVLDGLGKPTVLEDPDPGVLVAAYSAVGTESSPGPAVQL is encoded by the coding sequence GTGAGCGACGTGACGACGATCCACGTCGGCGGCGACCAGCCGTACGACGTGCTGGTGGGGCACGGGATGCTGGGCGAGCTGGCGCCGCTGCTGCAGGGCGCGCAGCGGGTCGCGGTGATCCACCCGGGCGCCCTGCGCACCACCGGCGAGGCCGTCCGCGACGACCTGCGCACGGTCGGCTTCGAGGCTCACTCGCTGGAGATCCCGGACGCCGAGGACGGCAAGACGCTCGAGGTCGCCGGGTTCTGCTGGGACGTACTCGGCCAGGCCGGCTTCACCCGCACCGACGCGATCGTCGGCCTCGGCGGTGGCGCGGTCACCGACCTCGCCGGGTTCGTCGCCGCCTGCTGGTTGCGCGGGGTCCGCGTCGTGCAGGTGCCGACGACGCTGCTCGGCATGGTCGACGCCGCGGTCGGCGGCAAGACCGGCATCAACACCGCGGCGGGCAAGAACCTGGTCGGCGCGTTCCACCCGCCGGCCGGTGTGCTCGTCGACCTGGCGACGCTGGCGACGCTCCCGAAGCACGAGCTGGTCGCGGGCATGGCCGAGGTCGTCAAGACCGGCTTCATCGCCGACCCGCGCATCCTCGAGCTGATCGAGGCCGACCCGGCCGCGGCCACCGACCCGGCGTCGCCGGTGCTGCGTGAGCTGGTCGAGCGGTCGATCCGGGTCAAGGCCGACGTGGTCTCGGCCGACCTGCGCGAGTCCGGCCTCCGCGAGACGCTGAACTACGGGCACACGCTCGGTCACGCGATCGAGAAGAACGAGCGGTACCGGTGGCGGCACGGTGCGGCGGTGAGCGTCGGCCTGGTGTTCGCGGCTGAGCTCGGGCGCCTGGCCGGCCGCCTCGACGACGCGACGGCGGACCGCCACGCGGCGGTGCTGAAGCTGCTCGGGCTGCCGCTGACGTACCCGGCCGCGGCGTGGCCGAAGCTGCTCGACTCGATGCGCGTGGACAAGAAGTCGCGCGGCAACCGGCTGCGGTTCATCGTCCTCGACGGCCTGGGGAAACCGACCGTGCTGGAGGACCCGGACCCGGGTGTGCTGGTGGCGGCGTACTCGGCGGTGGGCACCGAGAGCAGCCCCGGTCCGGCGGTGCAGCTGTGA
- the mltG gene encoding endolytic transglycosylase MltG, with protein sequence MNDLDLVPFTDESGGYGPGNPGRHRRKKERSGGRTLVALAVVVAVLGGLAFGGWYGVTKVRDFFTADDYPGPGNGSVMIVINQGDNVTDIGNTLFENDVVASAKAFVNAAADNPDSTSRLQPGNFKLKKQMKAEDALLVLMDRNNRESGPRVTIPEGLAVVEILPLLAKATDIPLTDFQEAVKDPAALGVPEWGGPSPDKLVLEGFLFPSTYELTGKETAQSLLQEMVKLAVQAATKDELATKAKELGVTEWEMLTIASLIEQEGIDDDFGKVSRVIYNRLSQETGALTYLQFDSTTQYWLIITGKGRKKIVTDAELKDPDNNYSTHVDRVQGLPPTPIGNPGDAALKAAANPEPGDWTYFVVTSKDGHSSFTSNYNQHLANIEKCRQVGRC encoded by the coding sequence GTGAACGACCTCGACCTCGTGCCGTTCACGGATGAGTCCGGCGGCTACGGCCCGGGCAATCCCGGACGCCACCGCCGCAAGAAGGAACGCAGCGGCGGCCGGACGTTAGTGGCTCTGGCGGTCGTGGTCGCGGTCCTCGGCGGGCTCGCGTTCGGTGGTTGGTACGGCGTCACCAAGGTGCGTGACTTCTTCACCGCCGACGACTACCCGGGTCCGGGTAACGGCTCGGTGATGATCGTCATCAACCAGGGCGACAACGTCACCGACATCGGCAACACGCTGTTCGAGAACGACGTCGTCGCGAGCGCGAAGGCGTTCGTCAACGCCGCGGCCGACAACCCCGACTCCACGTCCAGGCTGCAGCCCGGCAACTTCAAGCTCAAAAAGCAGATGAAGGCCGAGGACGCGCTGCTGGTCCTGATGGACCGGAACAACCGGGAGAGCGGGCCCCGGGTGACGATCCCCGAGGGCCTGGCCGTGGTGGAGATCCTGCCGCTGCTGGCCAAGGCCACCGACATCCCGCTGACGGACTTCCAGGAGGCGGTGAAGGACCCGGCCGCGCTCGGCGTGCCCGAGTGGGGCGGCCCGAGCCCCGACAAGCTGGTGCTCGAGGGCTTCCTGTTCCCGTCGACGTACGAGCTCACCGGCAAGGAGACCGCGCAGAGCCTGCTGCAGGAGATGGTCAAGCTGGCCGTACAGGCCGCGACCAAGGACGAGCTCGCCACGAAGGCCAAGGAGCTCGGCGTCACCGAGTGGGAGATGCTCACGATCGCGTCGCTGATCGAGCAGGAAGGCATCGACGACGACTTCGGCAAGGTGTCCCGGGTGATCTACAACCGGCTCAGCCAGGAGACCGGTGCGCTCACCTACCTGCAGTTCGACTCGACGACGCAGTACTGGCTGATCATCACCGGCAAGGGCCGCAAGAAGATCGTCACCGACGCCGAGCTGAAAGACCCGGACAACAACTACAGCACGCACGTCGACCGGGTCCAGGGCCTGCCGCCGACGCCGATCGGCAACCCGGGTGACGCCGCGCTGAAGGCCGCCGCCAACCCGGAGCCGGGCGACTGGACGTACTTCGTGGTGACGTCCAAGGACGGGCACTCGTCGTTCACGAGCAACTACAACCAGCACCTGGCCAACATCGAGAAGTGCCGGCAGGTCGGTCGCTGCTGA
- a CDS encoding shikimate kinase, with protein sequence MSPTVVLVGPPGAGKTTVGGLLAERLGVTFRDVDHDIEASAGKPISEIFVDDGEPAFRALEVAAVAAALGSHDGVLALGGGAVLAETTREALRGHRVVHLNVGLSDAAERVGLNTARPLLSLNPRATLRTLLAERAPIYAEVATIAVDTDGRTPEDIVADVVEQLNEVSA encoded by the coding sequence GTGAGCCCCACGGTCGTGCTGGTCGGCCCGCCCGGTGCGGGCAAAACGACGGTCGGCGGGCTGCTCGCCGAGCGCCTCGGCGTCACCTTCCGCGACGTCGACCACGACATCGAGGCGAGCGCGGGCAAGCCGATCAGCGAGATCTTCGTCGACGACGGGGAGCCGGCGTTCCGCGCGCTGGAGGTGGCCGCGGTCGCGGCGGCGCTCGGGTCGCACGACGGGGTACTGGCCCTCGGCGGCGGTGCGGTGCTGGCCGAGACCACCCGGGAGGCTCTGCGCGGTCACCGCGTCGTCCACCTGAACGTGGGTCTGTCCGACGCGGCCGAGCGGGTCGGGCTGAACACCGCCCGCCCGCTGCTCTCGCTCAACCCGCGGGCGACGCTGCGCACGCTGCTCGCCGAACGCGCCCCGATCTACGCGGAGGTCGCGACGATCGCCGTCGACACCGACGGCCGGACCCCGGAGGACATCGTCGCCGACGTGGTGGAGCAGCTGAACGAGGTGAGCGCGTGA
- a CDS encoding shikimate dehydrogenase, which yields MPSAAGSPAGAVRRAAVLGSPIAHSLSPVLHAAAYEALGLTAWSYTRVECAEEGLAGFVGALGPEWAGLSLTMPLKRAALGVATEVSPEAAAIGAANTLLLAPGRRRAENTDAPGMADALREAGLRSASAPLLLGAGGTAQAALAALAGPVPLAAAPVTALVRSPHRAAELRTTAERLGITLDVRPLDEAPSRVATADLVISTLPKGAADPLAHAALRPAAVVFDVVYDPWPTALAAAAAAAGCRVVSGLDLLLHQAGHQVRLMTGRPAPIEAMRAALALAR from the coding sequence GTGCCCTCCGCGGCCGGCTCCCCGGCCGGCGCGGTGCGGAGGGCCGCGGTGCTCGGGTCACCGATCGCGCATTCCCTCTCCCCGGTGCTGCACGCCGCCGCCTATGAGGCGCTCGGCCTCACCGCGTGGTCGTACACCCGGGTCGAGTGCGCCGAGGAGGGGTTGGCGGGCTTCGTCGGCGCTCTCGGCCCCGAGTGGGCCGGGTTGTCGCTCACGATGCCGCTGAAGCGGGCCGCGCTCGGCGTCGCCACCGAGGTCAGCCCGGAGGCGGCGGCGATCGGGGCGGCGAACACCCTGCTGCTCGCGCCGGGCCGGCGCCGCGCCGAGAACACCGACGCGCCCGGGATGGCCGACGCGCTGCGCGAGGCCGGCCTGCGCTCGGCGTCGGCGCCGCTGCTGCTCGGAGCCGGCGGCACCGCCCAGGCGGCGCTCGCGGCGCTGGCCGGCCCCGTCCCGCTCGCGGCCGCCCCGGTCACCGCGCTCGTGCGCTCACCGCACCGGGCGGCGGAGCTGCGCACCACCGCCGAGCGGCTCGGCATCACGCTCGACGTCCGCCCCCTGGACGAGGCCCCGTCCCGGGTGGCCACTGCCGATCTGGTCATCTCCACCCTCCCGAAGGGCGCGGCCGACCCGCTCGCCCACGCCGCCCTACGCCCGGCCGCCGTGGTGTTCGACGTCGTCTACGACCCGTGGCCCACCGCCCTGGCCGCCGCGGCCGCCGCGGCCGGCTGCCGGGTGGTGTCCGGGCTCGACCTGCTCCTGCACCAGGCCGGGCACCAGGTCCGGCTGATGACCGGCCGCCCGGCCCCGATCGAGGCAATGCGCGCCGCCCTGGCGCTGGCCCGCTGA